TAAGCACCATTTAACAATGTGGTAACAGAGACTCTCTGCAAAATTAAATGGTTGTTTCCTCCCAGCCCCCTTACAGTGTGCTCTGCAACATGTTTTCCTCGTCTCCCCACCCAATCCAGGGCTGCTAATCCAACAAGTGAGCTTATGTGATGGAAGGGAAATCGGCTCCACGCTGCCTGtagggaaggggggaaaaaaatcagaagcaaagcaagatgtccccaaaagcaagaaaacaaaagcagcccTGCAACATGTTGCAGAACAAACACCTGCTTCATCAGTGAGAGTGCTTTGTCTTCATCTTCCACCTCTTTAACTGTTAGCTGTcctcttttcttcagagaaatttAAATCCCTTTAAGAtctttagaaaggaaagatctaaaaaaataaatgtataaaaacaaGGGCATACACAGACTGACGATGGTGCATGTTCCACACAACACCAAGTACACAGTcactttgcatttattattttttaccacATCCTcaggttttgctgttgttttgttttgtttttaaacatccGTAAAGATCTTTTTGATATTCACACAGTTGGGATTGTTTGTGGTTGTGCAGTTCCCTGTCTTAAAGGCAGCCTGTTTGAATGCACTGTGGTTGATTCCCCCCTCCTCTATCACCATGTACTCggacttgctgagggtggaatTGCTGCGTGCCTTCCTCATCTCCTCGGTAGACGAGaggtgctggcagctcccaACATGCATGTACTGGGCTTGCTCCTCACCTTCTGTCTCCCGGTGGTAGAAATAGTTGAAGTTGGAGACTATCACGGGCACGGGCAGAGCGATGGTTAGCACCCCCGCGATGGCACACAGAGACCCCACAATCTTGCCCCCGATGGTGATGGGGTGCATGTCCCCGTAGCCCACTGTGGTCATGGTCACCACCGCCCACCAGAAGGCATCAGGGATGCTACTGAAACCTGAACTGGGGTCATCAGCTTCTGCGAAGTAGACAGCACTGGAGAAGAGGATGACGCcgatgaagaggaagaagatgagcaagcccagctccctcatgCTGGCTTTGAGGGTCTGCCCCAGGATCTGCAGCCCCTTGGAGTGTCGGGAGAGCTTGAAGATCCTGAAGACCCGCACCAAGCGGATGACTCGGAGGATGGCCAGGGACATGGCTTGCTGGCCATTGCCTTGCCTCTCTGCCAGCTCAGTGCCCAGCGTGATGAAGTAGGGGATAATGGCCACAATGTCAATGATGTTCATGATGTTCTTGGAGAAGGTGGCCTTGCTGGGGCAGGCAAAGAAGCGGACCAGCAGCTCAAAGGAGAACCAGATGATGCACAAAGTCTCCACCACAAAGAAAGGGTCAGTGAAGGATGACACCATGGAAGTGGCTGAGGACGAGGAGTTGGTGAAGACATCAGGTGGGAGAGGGCCACCGCCTGTCCCGAAGGGCCCCCCAGTTCCCTCATAGTCGTGGTCATCCCTGAATTCAGGCAGGGTCTCCAAACAGAAGATGACGATGGAGATAAGGATGACCAGGACAGAGACGATGGCAATGCCTCGGGCTGGCCCAGAGCTCTCGGGATATTCAAAAAGCAGCCACACCTGGCGCTGAAACTCCTTGTCTGGGAGTGGCCGCTGCTCCTCCCGAATGAAACCTTCATCCTCTCGGAACTTCTCCATGGCCTCCTCCCCCAGCTGGTAGAAGCGAATCTCCTCAGAGAAGATATCAATGGGGACGTTGACAGGCCGCCGGATGCGCCCACCTGACTGGTAGTAATAGAGGATGGCGTCGAAGCTGGGCCGGTTGCGGTCAAAAAAATACTCGTTGCGGAGGGGGTCGAAGTAGCGCATCCTCTTGCGGGGGTCTCCCAGCAGCGTCTCAGGGAACTGCGCCAGTGTCTTGAGCTGGGTCTCGAACCGTAGCCCGGAGATGTTGATCACCACCCGCTCGCAGCACTCGTGCTCCCCGCTGCCCGCGGGGTGACCGGTGGGGCCGGCGGCCGGAGGCGGAGGGTGGTCGTAGCGGTCCCCCCCCAGCAAAGGGTGCGGATGCTGCGGCTCCTCCAGCAGGGGGtctccgccgccgcccccccccaccacgGTCATGCTGCCTTCCTCCGCCTCCTCGCCCTCTTCCTCCtcgtggggccggggggcggcggggggcggctgctcggtGTAGCCCAGGTTGTGGTGGCTGCTGCTCGGCGGCCGGCCGGCGGAAGAAGCTGCCGGAGAGTGGAGCAAGCTCCGGCGCTCGTCCATAAAGGTATGGGGcggaaggggaaagggggggcgggagggagaGGCGGCGGTCGGagcctcttcttcctcctcctcctcctcctcctccaggcagaggcagaagcagccGCCCCGCTCCTCCGGCGGCCGCCGCGGCTCTGAGCAGCCGAGGCTGCTCTCAAAAAATccgcccccagccctggcaccgcCTCGCTCAGCCGCCAGAGcaccccccggccctgccccgcaGACACCCCTCCGCCGCACTGCCCCCCCGACCCGGGGAGCCCCTCGGACACGGCTCGGGCACGGCCTGGAGGGAGTCGGCGCCTtggccggggggcgccggggggcgtcgcggggctgggagcgggcGCGGAGCTGGCGCTGGCTGGGGGCGCGCAGGGCAGAGAgcggggggggaggaggggtgcGGGTGCGTGTGTGTACTTGTGTGCGTGTGcaagggtgtgtgtgtgcaaaagTACG
The Cygnus atratus isolate AKBS03 ecotype Queensland, Australia chromosome 24, CAtr_DNAZoo_HiC_assembly, whole genome shotgun sequence DNA segment above includes these coding regions:
- the LOC118260403 gene encoding potassium voltage-gated channel subfamily A member 3-like — its product is MDERRSLLHSPAASSAGRPPSSSHHNLGYTEQPPPAAPRPHEEEEGEEAEEGSMTVVGGGGGGDPLLEEPQHPHPLLGGDRYDHPPPPAAGPTGHPAGSGEHECCERVVINISGLRFETQLKTLAQFPETLLGDPRKRMRYFDPLRNEYFFDRNRPSFDAILYYYQSGGRIRRPVNVPIDIFSEEIRFYQLGEEAMEKFREDEGFIREEQRPLPDKEFQRQVWLLFEYPESSGPARGIAIVSVLVILISIVIFCLETLPEFRDDHDYEGTGGPFGTGGGPLPPDVFTNSSSSATSMVSSFTDPFFVVETLCIIWFSFELLVRFFACPSKATFSKNIMNIIDIVAIIPYFITLGTELAERQGNGQQAMSLAILRVIRLVRVFRIFKLSRHSKGLQILGQTLKASMRELGLLIFFLFIGVILFSSAVYFAEADDPSSGFSSIPDAFWWAVVTMTTVGYGDMHPITIGGKIVGSLCAIAGVLTIALPVPVIVSNFNYFYHRETEGEEQAQYMHVGSCQHLSSTEEMRKARSNSTLSKSEYMVIEEGGINHSAFKQAAFKTGNCTTTNNPNCVNIKKIFTDV